The Deltaproteobacteria bacterium PRO3 genomic sequence AGCAGTAGTAGCCCTCGCCGTTGTCGAAGTCGACCAGCCAGATGCCCTTGGGCTGGCAGCCCAGCTTCATGATCTTCTCGCTCCAGTGATTGAGGACGCCGGCGATCTCCTGCTCGATGGCCTTCCACTTCTCGGGCTCGTGCTGGTGGTGCTTGAGCTTCTCCTCGAGGACCAGAAACTGATCGACCGCCTCCTTGGTGATCTTACGGATCACCGGCAAGAGCGCCTCGGCCTGCTCGAGCGTGAATTTCTGGCGCTGGAAGATCTTGACGACGTCGCCCATAAACCAAGTTTATCCCAAACAAGTCGAAGGCGTCCAGCCGCGATCACTTGTAGATCGCCAGGCGCTCGACCACCTCGCCCTTTTCGATGTGGCGATCCAGGATCTCCCGGGCATCGGCCTCGTTCTCGACGTGGTACCAAACCCCTTCGGGGTAGACGACCACGGCCGGGCCGAACTCGCAGTGATCCAGGCAGCCGGCCGCGTTGGCGCGCACCTTGCCCTTCAGGCCGCGCCGCTTGACCTCTTCCTTGAAGAACTCGCGGATCTTCTCGGAGCCGCGGGCGGTGCAGCAGCCGCGCGGGTCGTCGGGCTTGCGCTCGTTGGTGCAGATGAAGATATGGCGCTCGAACTTGGGCATGAAAAGCTCCTCAGGGCATCTTAGCCGCAATTCCCAGGGCGTGAAAGGCCTTCCGCCGCTCCTCGCACTTGTTGCAGTCCCCGCAGGGCTCGGTGCCCCGGGGACGGATGCAGGAAAAAGTTAAGGCATAAGGAAAATTCGGGTGCCGCGCGACGACCTCGGCCTTTGAAAGCTCGCGAAAGGGGGCCTCGACCTTGAGCGGGCGCGGCAGGCCGAGGCGGCAGGTCT encodes the following:
- a CDS encoding DUF2203 family protein: MGDVVKIFQRQKFTLEQAEALLPVIRKITKEAVDQFLVLEEKLKHHQHEPEKWKAIEQEIAGVLNHWSEKIMKLGCQPKGIWLVDFDNGEGYYCWRFGDDRIQYFHGYHDGFSGRIAINR
- a CDS encoding (2Fe-2S) ferredoxin domain-containing protein; this translates as MPKFERHIFICTNERKPDDPRGCCTARGSEKIREFFKEEVKRRGLKGKVRANAAGCLDHCEFGPAVVVYPEGVWYHVENEADAREILDRHIEKGEVVERLAIYK